The Mesomycoplasma hyopneumoniae J genome contains the following window.
TTTATTTCCTTCTAATTAAATGAAATAAAGTTAGTAACAAAAACAATTTTAGTTGCTAACTTTATTTTATTTAATTAAAATATAAAATAAAAATGACTTAATACCCGAATCTTTTTATCATTTTAGGGTTATTAAATCATTTTTTCGCTATAGACACGCGGTTTTTTAGAACAACTTTTTTGCCGAAAATCTCTTCAAGTTCTCTACGGGCATCTGTTCCGATTTTTCCTAAAACCGAACCACCCTTACCAATTATTATTGGTAAATGTGATTTTTTTCCTACATAAATTGTTGCCTCAATTTTTACAAAACGGTTATCTGATTCATCAAAATTATCAATTAAAACTGCGCTTTGATGGGGGATTTCGTCTTCAAGATTTAAAAGTATTTGTTTTCTAATAATTTCTTTGGCAAAAAAACGTGAACTTTGATCAGTAACATCCAAATTACTATAAAAATGTTCGGATGGATAAGCAAACTTTTCAATTTCTAATAGTAAATTAATACGTAAGTCTTCTGAATTTGTTGAAAAGGGTAAAATTTTTTCAAAATTAAGTTCACGAAAATTTTTCTCCTGAATTTTAAAATTTAATTTATCATTTTCTAGGTCAGTTTTAGTTATCAAAACAATTTTATTCATATTTTTAGCAATTTTTTTTGCCAAAAATCTAGTATTTTGGTCAACTGGTTTATCAACCGGGTGCAAAAAAAGGACCAGATCAATTCCTTCAAGTGTTGAGTTAATCGCATAATTTAAGGAATTACTTAAATTATTAATTCGCATATGAAAGCCGGGAGTATCGACAAATAAAATTTGAAGATTATCCTTATTATAAATTGCATTTATGGCATCGCGGGTAGTTTGTGACTTTAAACTTACAATTGAGACTGGAAATTCCACAAGCGAATTTATAAGTGAGGACTTACCAACATTAGGTAAACCAACAATTGCTACAAAACATGTTTTTTTTATATCCATAAATTATTAAAAGAAATCCTTGTTAAACTGGTTTGGCAATAGTTGATTTAATGTTCTTTCCCTAAATTCTGACTTGGAATTATAAAGAAAAATACTAACTTTTTCTGAAAAAAATTCAGCACAAACTTGCAAACACTGACCACAAGGGATAATGAATTTATCTGTATTTGGGCTATAAATGTGAATTTCTTTGAAAGTTTTAGGTTCAATTTCGCTTGCAATTGCCTGGGTTATTGCAACCCTTTCAGCGCAAATTGTTGCGGGAAAAACGGCATTTTCAACATTTACGCCTTTAAAAAATTGGCCAGAAGTAGTCACTAAAATTGCAGCAACGGCAAAACCTGAATAAGGACAGTAGGCTTTTTTACTTAATTTTTCTAGTTCTAAAAAAATTTTTTTCATTATCGATTAATTCCTAAATTTATTAAAATATTTTCAACTTTTTCATCCATTAACTTATTTGTTTTTTCATCCTGGTGATCAAAGCCAAGCAAATGATAGATGCTATGAACAAAAAGATAAGAAAACTCACGCTCTTCTGAGTGGCCATATTCATTTGCTTGTTTTATAATTTTTGCTGGGGTCATAAAAATTTCTCCTAGAAAATGAAGGCGAAAATTTTTTTTAGCAATTATTAAATTACTTGGAAAAGACAAAACATCAGGGATATAATTGATATTTTTGAATTTAATGGCTAATTTTTGAGCTTTTCTTTGAGTTATTAACATCAAATCTAGACTAATTTCACCTGTTATTTGCTCTTTTTCGACTAAAAGTTTAAAAATTTTCCTAAACAACTTTAAATATTTAAACTTAATTCTGCTTTGATTAAGGAAATTAATTTTTGCCTTCATTTAATATAATTTTACAATTATTTTATAAAAAGATCAAAAAAATTTCCATTATCCTTAAGAAAAAGTACTGCCGGTATTTGTGTTTTCGGTTTAAGTAAGAGTGATTTTGTAAATTCAATAATAAATTCATTTTGTTTTGTATTAGTTATTTTTATAAGTTCAAGTCTAATACTGCGGTCCTGAAATTGGAATTGAGCAAAGGAATCTTTATTTAACAAATAATAAATATCAGAATTTATTTTTGCAAAAGTTTTGTGTTTTTCATCAATTTCAAGTATAAAATTAATTGTTTTATATGTTTTTATTTGGAAAAAATAATAAAGACTAATCGACATTAAAATTAATAAAATTATACTAATTAATAATGAAATTTTACTGTTTTGATATATTTTTGATATCAAGTATTTCTCCTTCCTCGTTTATAAATCTTTTTGAGTGGGAAATTTCGATAAAAAAAGCATTTTTTTGATAATTTGTAATAACTTTTTTTAAAAATTCAAAATTTTTTTCATCAATATTTTCAAAAGCCTCATCAAGTAAAATTAAGTCAAAATCTTGTGTTAATAATTGCAAAAGTGCGATTATTTGCTTTTGCCCACTTGAAAAATTTGAGCCATTATTAACAAATTTTGCATCAAGTGAAATTTGTCATTCATAAAGCATTTCCTGAATATCAAAACGCTGAAAATTATTTATTAAATTCTGAATTTTTTCAGGATTTTCGTTTGTAATAAAAGAAAGAACCGAAATACTTGGAAAGTAATTATGGGATTTTATATAACAAATTCTTTTGCGAAGTTCGTTTTGGTCATAATACTTTAGATCAAGATTATTAATTAAAAACTCGCCATTATAGACAATATCTTGATTTAAAAGTCTTAAAAAAGTGGATTTCCCACTTCCATTTTTCCCAATTATTCGTAAATTCCCGTTAATCCGCATTTTATCAATATAAAAAAGTGTCTTGTTTTTATAGTAACTAACGCTTAAATCTTTTAATTTAATATCAGAAATTTTTTGGTGGTATTTACCTTTTGCTTCCTTGTCAATATTTAAAACAAAATTTAATAGTTCTAATTCTCTTAAAAATATCGGTAAATTTGTAACTATATCGACAAAAGATGAGAGTGGATTGATAAAAAAACTAAAAAAACTTAAAAAAAGCAAAAGTTCTCCAATCGATAATTTTTTATCAAAAATTCAAAATGAAGACACTAAAACAATTAGGATTGGCGAAATTGAAAAAATAAAATTATTAAAACTTGACAAATAATTTTCTTTTTTTCAAATGTTAAATTCAGTATTTTTATAACGGTAGTATTTTTCATCAAATTGACGCTTTAAATTTTTATAAACATCATCCCGCTTTAAATTTTCAATTGAAAAAATTAAATCATTAGTGCTTGTAAGACTATTTAATTGATCTTCCATTAAAAATCGATGGTTTTTTGTGATATTTTTTCTAACAAATATACTAACTAAAAGATAAACTATACTGATAGCAATAATTAGCCCAAAAATTTTTACATCAATTCAAATAAGAATAAAAAATGAAATTAAAAAAGTGATTAATTCATTAAAAATATGGTAATAAAAGCTAGCAGAAAAACTAGCAAAACTAGGAATTAAATTTATTCGTCGAATATAATCATGATTATCTAATTTTAAAAGTTGAAAATTTTCCCCTGTTTTTAAGGCGCTAAAAAATCGATCAAAAATTTCCTTTTCAATTTTAAGTTCAATTTTATGAATATAAGTTTTTTTAAAAATATCTTGTAAAATCCGCCAAAAAGCAATCCAGATAAAAAAAATACAAACTTTGACCAAAAGCGAAAATTCAGTCTGCGGGAAAACTTTATCAATAACAGTTTTCATAAATAATGAGGAGACAAAATTACTAACCGCAGTAATAAAAAATAAAAAAAGTAAATACCAATTACTTTTTGCCTCAAGGAAAAACCACCAATTATTTCAGCTTTTATCTTTTTTTTTTGATTTTTTATAATCAAAATCTTTTTGGGCAAAAATCACGACGTTTTGGAAAATTTTCTGCATTTCAGTTTTAGTAATTTTCATTTTTCCTTTTAAAGGGTCGATAATTTCAAATTTCCTTTTTGTAATTTTTGTTAGTAAAACATAATGATTTAGATCGCCTGTTTTAATTAAAATAATTGTTGGTTTTCCGAGTTCTAGTTCTTGTAGATTTTCAAATGATCCGCCATATGATTCAAGAATAATGCCAAAATCCTTGGCAACACGTTCAAGATTTGCAATATTTATGCCATCATGTGAATAAAATGCCTTTGTTTTTAGGTCATTTATTGAGATTTTTTTATCATAAAAATGATAATAAATTGATTGGAGAACCGCAAGTCCGCAATCCCTTAAGTCTTTTTGCAAAAATAATTTCATTCTCTGTTGGAAATTATGATAAAAATAGTAAAATTATAAAAAAAAGTGAAAAAAATAGGAAAAACAAAAGTAAAATTATGAAAAACTATAAATTTAAAAGAATTTTTTTAATTGTAACTGACTCGCTTGGAATTGGTGATGATGGTTTCCAAAAAAAATTTAATGATCAAGGCGCAAACACTTTATATTCTGTCTCTAAAACTGGGGAACTAAAAATTCCTTTTTGAAAAAAAATGGGGATAGGAAATATCGCCAAAATTGAAAATTTTGGCAAAAAAAATAAACAACCACTTGCTTATGTCTCAAAAATAATCGTAAAATCCAAAGCAAAAGATACTCTTGCTGGCCATCTTGAAATGATGGGAATCGAAACTGTTAAGCCTAGCCCAAATTTTGATGATGGATTTCCAGATGAATTAATTAATGAACTCCAAAAAGCCTTTGATAATCGTCAGATTATTGGTAATAAATCAATTAGTGGAACTGTTATTCTTGCAGAATTAGGGCAAAAAGCAATTGATGAAAATAAAATAATTGTTTATACCTCACCAGATTCGACTTTACAAATTTGTGGACATGAGGAAAAATTAGGGCTTGAAAATCTTTATCGGTATGCAAAAGCGGCCCGAAAAATTTGTAGCTCTCGGCCAGAATGAAATGTTGCTCGTGTAATTGCAAGACCTTATATAGGTGAAAACGGAAATTTTAAACGCACCTTCAACCGGCATGATTATGCAAATATTCCGCCGAAATCAATTCTTGATTCCTTACAGAAAAACGGAATTGAAACTATTGGAATTGGAAAAATTGGGGATATTTTCTCAAATCAAGGTCTAGATAAAATTTTTGGGCCTAATAGTGATGAAAATAATATGGATATCGCAATTGATATTGCAAGTCAAGAAAGTGAAAATCAATTCATTTTTGTTAATTTAGTTGAATTTGACTCAAGTTATGGCCACCGTCGCGATGTTATGGGATATTGTCAAAATTTAAACAATTTTGATATTAAATTAGCTAAACTAACAAATGCCCTAAAAGATGATGATTTACTAATAATTTCATCTGATCATGGAAATGATCCTTGTTTTCCCGGGACAAATCACACCCGCGAGGCGCTACCGCTTACAATTTTTTCAAAAAAATTTAAATCAAAAACTAAAGAATTAAAAAATCCAATTTCTTCACTGGCCACAATCGGCAATTTAATTGCAAAAAATTTTGGAATTGAAATGGCTGAAATTGGCGAAGATATTTTTGATTTCCTAGACTAAATTTTTAAATTTTAACTAATAAAATTGAAAAATTATGTTAAAATAGTTTAATCTATTGAATGAAGTTTTTCAATTTGTTTTGTAAAAATTCAAAAGAAGTAAAATTATAAACATCTAAATTTATTATTTAATTTGATCAAAATTAACTAAATAGAGCGGACTGAGATGAAGGAATCGGAGATAAAGTATTTTAGCAACAAAAAAAATCAACACAAAAATAAAGTCAAAAATAGTGAAAAAATAGTAAATTTGTCTAAAAAATTAAAGGTTAATTTTAATGTTGAAAAAAATTTAAAAAATAATGTCTCTAATTTTAAGGAAAAAAAATTAAAAAGCAAAAATAAAAAAAATATTAGTCAAGTAAGAAAAGAAAATGAAATTAGTGTAAAAACTGAAAAAAAAACTAAAATTTTAGCTAAAAATAATCAAAAACCGAAAAATGCTATTGAAAAATTAGATAATGAAAATTTTAAAGCTAAAGCTATAGAAAATAATAAAAAAATAGAATTTCGAAACTTAACTAAACGACGTTTAGGACGAATGGGGGTTATTTCTGTAATTTATATTTGACAACTTTTTGACAAAAATATCGATATTAAAGAGATAAAAACAAAATATTTTGAACTAACAATTGACCAATTAAAGTTGCTTAATTTTATAAAAAAAAATTATAGTTTTTTAAGAAAAGTTATTAATTTACAGTTAAAATCCAACTGAAATTGAGAAAGAATTTTGCCATTAATTAGGTCAATTTTACTAGTAGGTGCCGCGGAGTTATTTTTTGTGCCTAGTCGAATTGTTTTTAATGAGGCAGTTGAGATAACTAAAATTTTTAGCATTGCTGGTGACAATGAATTTTGCTTTGTAAATGCTGTTTTACAAAAAATATACAATTATTATGAAATCAAAAATCTTTTTAGAAATTAAAAATAAGTCCGAAATTAAGCGTTTTATTAAAAATGAAATGAAATTTAGAAATTATCGTCGAATTTTAGGTAAAAAATTCAAATTTTTATTTTATAATTTATCAAAAATTCTTGAAGTTGAAATTTCAAATTATAAATCTGCGATTCTTGATCTAGAACTAATTAAAAATATTAATAAAATTAGTAATTGGATTTTTTGTATGAGTAAATTTTTAAATGAAAATTTAATTATAAATTTTCGTATTTATAAAAATTTAGCAATTTTTTTATATTATAGTTGAAAAATACACCTTAAAAAATTTAAACTGCATACAAAATTAACAAATTACGAAGACAAGCGCCGGGACGCTTTTAATGCCTTATCAATTGAATGAATTAAAGTTGATTCGGTGTTTAATCTTAAAATTATTGCGATTTTAAAGAGGTGAAAATAAATGACCCTACTCGAAAAGGTTTTAAAAATGGGCTTTGAAAAGGCAGAATCACTAATTCGTACAGGTTATGTAAAGCTCAATAATCAAACTTGTTATTTTCCAGGTCAAAAAATTTCAAATTTAGATTCCATTAATATTAAAGAAAAACAAAAATATGTCTCTCGGGGCGCCTTAAAATTACAAGCCGCATATGATTATTTCAAACTTAATTTTCAAGATAAAATTATCCTTGATATTGGCGCTTCTAAAGGGGGTTTTACTCAATTTTGTCTTGAAAAAGGAGCTAAAAAAGTTTATGCACTAGATTCAGGGACTAACCAACTTGATTATTCACTGCGAATTAACCCTAAAGTTTGTGTAAAAGAAAAGACAAATATCAAATTTGTTGATAAAAGTTTTTTTAATGATGAAATTGATCTAATAGTTTGTGATGTTTCGTTTATTAGTCTTAAAAAAGTTTTAGTGGTAGTTAAAAATTTGTTAACACAAGGTAAAAATTGTATCACACTTTTAAAACCGCAATTCGAAGCAAATTCAAAATATGTCCAAAAGGGTGGAATTGTTCCAAAACTATACCATAAATTTTTAATTAATAGAATTATTGAATTTGCAAAACCAAGTTTTGAATTTCTCAATTTTTTTGAATCACCAATTAAAGGACAAAAATCCAAAAATACAGAGTATTTTTTACATTTTATTAGAAAGAATGACTAACTTTAAAAATAATTTTCCTTTTCTTAACAAGGTTACTTACCTTGATTCTGCAGCAATGATGCAAAAACCACTTTCTGTAATTAAAAAAATTAGTGACTTTTACTTAAATTCAGCTATAAATATTCATTCACAGAATTCAAAAATAGGCTATGAAAATAGTGATAAAATCGGAAAAATTAGGGAAAAAATTGCCAGATTTATCAATGCCGAATCAGAAGAAATTATTTTTAATTCTGGAACAACCGAAGCAATTAACTTATTTGCTAATATGATTAAAAAATTCCTAAAAAAGGGTGATCAGATTTTACTTTCGCCTCTAAATCATTCATCAAATTTAATAATTTGAATAAAAATAGCAGCTAAAATAGGTGCCGAAATTATTTATAGTAAAAAAATAATTGATAAAATTTCACCAAAAACTAAAATTATTGCTTTTTCACAAACGAATAATTCAATTTTAGTTAATCTGAATTTGGTGGAGATTTGGAAAAAGGCTCTAAAATACCACGCTTTTGTATTTAATGATGCTACTCAGGCAATAAATTATCAAAAAGTTAGTCTGAAATTATGCCATGGCCTTGCTTTCAGTTCAAATAAATTTTATGGGCCAACCGGCCTTGGAGTCTTAGCAATAAAAAAGGAACTTCTTAATAAATTAGAGCCAGTTAAATTTGGAGGAGGAACAGTTGCAGAAATAAATTCTAAAAATATAGTTTATTATAATGGTTATCGAAAATTTGAGGCAGGAACCTTGAATTTAGCAGCAATTTGGGGGCTTGGTGCTGCAGTTGATTTTATAAATGCTATCGGAATTAAAAAAATTGCCAAAAAACTACAAGTTTTAAGTATTTATTTATACGAAAAACTTGAAAAAATTGAAAAAATTGAAATTTTTTCTAAAAAAGGCAATCATATTATAATTTTTAATATTAAAGAATTTAACGCATCGGATGTTGTCTCATATCTAGGAAATAATAATATTTATGTTCGCAGTGGGACGTTTTGCGTTCCTTTTTTAGAAAAAATACTAAAGAAAAGAAGCTTTATTCGTGTTTCACTAGCATTTTACAATGATTTTAACGATATTGATAGACTAATTTCGGTTTTAGAAAAAAAGGAGTTTTTGAATTTTGTATAAGGATTTCAGCAAAAGGCGTGATATTATTTTAAGTTCAAATAAAAAATTTAATGAAAAAAAACGAATTTGTCTAACAAAAAATAGTCAAATAAATGAAAATTGTGATGATAGGGCAAGTCTTGATTTAGAAATTTTTGAGAAAAAAATTGAAAAAATTCAATTTTGCGCTTCAGGATGCAGCCTTTTGATTGCAAGTTGTTATTTATTTGAGAAAATTCTAATTAAAAAAACTATAAATCAAGTCAAAATTTTACTAGATAAATATGAAAAAATGATAAATTTTCAGGAAATTATTCCTGAATTAGACAGTCTTAATGCTTTAGTTATGGTAAAAAATCACCCAAATCGCCTAGTATGTGTGAATATACCAGTAAAATTATTAAAAAATCAACTAGGAAATTATGAAAAAAATCAGAATTAACAAATTTTTATCGGAAATGGGGGTTTGCTCGCGTAGGCAATCTGAGAAATTAATTTTACAAGGTCGGATAAAAATAAATAACGAAACTGCGAAAATTGGACAAATAATTAGTCAAAATGATGTAATTGAACTTGATCAGCAAAAAATTACTAAAAAACCACCAATTTTTTGATATGCATTAAATAAGCCAAAAAATTACATTACAAGCCGGTTTGATCCAGAAAATAGACCAACAATAATGGAATTTTTTAGTAAAAATGAATATCTTTTTCCTGTTGGAAGATTAGATTTCCAAACTACCGGGTTAATTTTGATCACAAATGATGGAAAAACTACAAATAAATTATTACATCCAAGCTCAAAAATCGAGAGAACATATTTAGTAAAAACAGATTTTAGTCTCAGTGATAAAGAAATTCGCTTCTTAAATGATAATAAAATCCAACTTGATAGTGTTAAATCCATCCAAAAAATTAAAAAATGTAGCTCCAGAACTTACCTTGTAACAGTTTGGCAAGGTTCTAACCATCATATCAAAAAACTATTTTTGTCAATAAGTAAAAAAGTTCTAAAGCTGAAGAGGGTAAGTTTTGCAAATATTAAACTAGATAACATCAGCGAAGGCAAGTACCGAAAACTAACAAATCAAGAAATTAAATCACTCGAGAATCAAGTAAAAAATACGACTAGATTAGGTGACTAAAAAATTAAAAATTTACATCAATTTACGTATTCTTTTTGATTTTTATATTAAATTTTTTGATATAAAAATCAAAAAGAATAGGAAAATTTGCCTCGCAACCCTAAAGGTTTTTTTTCTTTAATTCTTAAAATAAAAATTATTATATAAAATTAAAAAAACACTTGTTTTTAAAGTGTTTTTTTTACTTTATAAGCACTAAAAGAATTATCTAGACTAGTTCAATTATTGCCATTTTTGAATTATCACCTAATCGACTTGGAATTCTAACAATCCGAGTATATCCCCCGTTTCTTTCTTGATAACGAGGTGCGACTTTGTTAAATAAATAAGGCATAACTTTAACTCCATCTCTGGTTTTTAGGCCATAAAGGAAGCTAAGAATTTGCCGACGGGCGGCAAGATCGTTTTTTTTTGCCTTTGTAATTAGTTTTTCAACTACCGAACGAAGTCGTTTTGCGCGATCAAGGGTTGTTTTAATATGTCCATGTAAAATTAAAGAGGTTGCAAGTGAACGAAAAACTTGGCGATCTCAGGCCGCATCATGCCGATAAATTTGATGTGGATTTGCCATTTTTAATTTTCTCCTTTATTTTCGTTTTTATAGTTTTGTAGTTTTTCCATTATCTCTTGCACCGATTTTCGTCCAAGATTTTTAATATTCTCAAAATCATCTTGACTAAGTTTTTCAATATCTGAAATTTTATAATACTGCGCGCGACGAAGGGCATTAAGTGAACGCACAGAAAGATCAAGTGCATCAATACTATTTGAAAAACGGCGGATAGGTTCTTCTTTAATCTCTTGATCACCAAAGAAATCAGCACTGAATTTATTAAGGTTTTCAACATCGGCAAGCAAATTAAGGTGGGCAATAAGAATTTTTGCCCCCTGCGAAAGAGCATCTTTTGCAAAAATAGATCCATCAGTTTTAATTGAAAAATTTAGTTTTTCTTCAATTATTGGACTTGCTGAGTTAATTTCAACAGCTTGATAATTTGCATTTAATACAGGCGAAAAATCACTATCAACGGCTAAAACAGACCCTTCAATTTGGGACTCAAGCAGCGAAATTACCTCATTTACATACTTTTTGTTTGTTTCAAAATCTACAAATCCTTTACCATTTGTAATAAAAAGTTCAAATTTTAAAGCTCCTACTTTGGAAACATCAGCAATATATAAATCCGGATTTACAATTTTAAGACCACTGTGAGATTCAATATCACGGGCATAAATTTGCCCTGCTTTTTGACCTAAAAAACTTGCCACGTGGATTGAATTTTGACTAAAAACACTTGGATTATAGAAAAAACGTACTCTTTTTAAATTATTAAGAATTGTGACAACATCTTCAATTACATCATCAAGAACGGTAAATTCATGTTTTATTCCCTCAATTTTAACCCCAAAAACTGCACAGGAAGGAATTGACGATAAAACTGTTCGGCGAAGCGCATTTCCTAAGGTATTACCGAGTCCGCGTTCGAGTGGTTTTATTTCAAAGCTTGTTTCAAATTCATTAACTTGTTCAACAAGATTTTCAGAATAATAAACTTTTGCGTGTTTTTTCATAAGTTTTTACCTTTTTTCCTGGCGTTTAAATCATTTTCGAGGTGGGCGTGTTCCATTATGTGGAACTGGAGTTACATCTTTTGTTAATAAAATGTTAAGTCCGGAGGTAATAATTTGTTTTCGGGCCGCTTCTTTGCCCTGTCCTGTCCCTTTTAGTTCGACAATCACCTCCCGAATTCCATGTTCGCGCGCTTTTTGAGCCGCTGCAGCAGTTGCTAAAGTTGCTGCATAGGCTGTCTTCTTCTTTGTTCCTTTAAATCCAACTGATCCTGAAGATGCCCAAGAAATTACATTTCCTTGTTTATCAGTAAAAGAAATAATAGTATTTTGGTGCGAAGAATGAATATGAGCGATGCCGACGGTAACATTTTTTGGACGAAGTTTTTTAACTTTTTTTACATTAGTTGCCATTTTTATTTACCTTTATCCTTTTTAGCCATAATTGTTTTTCGCGGTCCTTTACGAGTTCGGGCATTTTTTTGGGTAACTTGACCACGAACAGGTAAGCCTTTTCGGTGGCGAATTCCACGATAACATTTAATTTCAATTAATCTTTTAATATTTGACTGAACCTCGCGGTGAAGATCACCTTCGGTCTTATAAGTTTTAGCAACATCACGGATGACTTGTAAAACTTCTTCATTTATTTCTTTTACCTTGGTGTTTTCGGTTAAAATTGGGAATTTTTTTCCAAATTTTTCTTCCTGTAACTTTGCCGTTTTTTCAACAATTTCTGTTGCCAGCGATTTACCAATTCCAAAAATGCTACAAAGAGCAATCACAATCCTTTTATGATTTGGAATTTCAACATTTAAAACACGTGCCATTTTGAATATTTAGTTAAATATTTCTCCTTTTTTTAGATTTTTGTAAAAAATGAAATTTTTTTTAAAAATCAAAATTTTTTAGTTTTTTTAAATAAAAAAATTTTTGATTTCTATTTGAAAAAGATTAAAACTATAAAAATCTAGCCTAACCTTGTCTTTGCTTATGCTTTTTTATTAAACAAATAACACGATTAATTGAGCGTCGTTTAATAATTTTACAATCTTTGCAAATTTTTTTAATACTTGCACGAACTTTCATATTTTTATCCTTTAAAATTTATTTAAACAATTTAGTTATATAAATTATTTAAACCGGTAAACTATTCTTCCTTTTGATAAGTCATAAGGCGAAATTTCCACCTTTACCATATCACCAATAATAATTTTTATATGATGAATTTTCATTTTTCCCGCGATATGACAGTTTAATTTAATCCCATTTTCGAGAGTTACCTCATATTCCTGGGCATTAAAAACGTGGGTGACTTTTCCCTGAAATAATAGTTTTTGTTCTTTTGGTAAATTTGCCATCTAGTTTTGAGCCATTTCTGTAAGAATTATCCCTCTACCATCCTTAATTAAAATTGTCTCTTCATAATGGGAGGTTTTTCTGCCATCTTTTGCTTTTACCGACCATCCATCCTTTAAAATTTTAATATGCGGCGAGGTTTGTAGAATCATTGGTTCAATGCAGATAACCATATTATCAACTAACTCTATCCCTTTTTTGGGGATGCCGAAATTATAAATGTTTGGATTTTCGTGTAATTTTTTGCCTATCCCATGACCAGAAAATTCATAGGGAGTGAAAAATCCATAGGATTTTATTACGTTGTTAATTGCAAAACCGATATCACCTGTTTTTGCTCCAGGTTTTATCGCTTTAAAACCGGCAAAAAATGCTTCTTTTGCGCAGTTAATTAATTTTTGATTTTCTTGATCTGGTCCAAGTGATTTTGTAAATGCACTATCTACAAAAAAACCATTATAAGAAAGTCCTAAATCGATTGAAACAAGATCATTTTCTTT
Protein-coding sequences here:
- a CDS encoding MAG1140 family protein — encoded protein: MISKIYQNSKISLLISIILLILMSISLYYFFQIKTYKTINFILEIDEKHKTFAKINSDIYYLLNKDSFAQFQFQDRSIRLELIKITNTKQNEFIIEFTKSLLLKPKTQIPAVLFLKDNGNFFDLFIK
- a CDS encoding transcription antitermination protein NusB gives rise to the protein MKESEIKYFSNKKNQHKNKVKNSEKIVNLSKKLKVNFNVEKNLKNNVSNFKEKKLKSKNKKNISQVRKENEISVKTEKKTKILAKNNQKPKNAIEKLDNENFKAKAIENNKKIEFRNLTKRRLGRMGVISVIYIWQLFDKNIDIKEIKTKYFELTIDQLKLLNFIKKNYSFLRKVINLQLKSNWNWERILPLIRSILLVGAAELFFVPSRIVFNEAVEITKIFSIAGDNEFCFVNAVLQKIYNYYEIKNLFRN
- the cdd gene encoding cytidine deaminase; translation: MKKIFLELEKLSKKAYCPYSGFAVAAILVTTSGQFFKGVNVENAVFPATICAERVAITQAIASEIEPKTFKEIHIYSPNTDKFIIPCGQCLQVCAEFFSEKVSIFLYNSKSEFRERTLNQLLPNQFNKDFF
- a CDS encoding Mbov_0121 family peptidase domain-containing ABC transporter yields the protein MKLFLQKDLRDCGLAVLQSIYYHFYDKKISINDLKTKAFYSHDGINIANLERVAKDFGIILESYGGSFENLQELELGKPTIILIKTGDLNHYVLLTKITKRKFEIIDPLKGKMKITKTEMQKIFQNVVIFAQKDFDYKKSKKKDKSWNNWWFFLEAKSNWYLLFLFFITAVSNFVSSLFMKTVIDKVFPQTEFSLLVKVCIFFIWIAFWRILQDIFKKTYIHKIELKIEKEIFDRFFSALKTGENFQLLKLDNHDYIRRINLIPSFASFSASFYYHIFNELITFLISFFILIWIDVKIFGLIIAISIVYLLVSIFVRKNITKNHRFLMEDQLNSLTSTNDLIFSIENLKRDDVYKNLKRQFDEKYYRYKNTEFNIWKKENYLSSFNNFIFSISPILIVLVSSFWIFDKKLSIGELLLFLSFFSFFINPLSSFVDIVTNLPIFLRELELLNFVLNIDKEAKGKYHQKISDIKLKDLSVSYYKNKTLFYIDKMRINGNLRIIGKNGSGKSTFLRLLNQDIVYNGEFLINNLDLKYYDQNELRKRICYIKSHNYFPSISVLSFITNENPEKIQNLINNFQRFDIQEMLYEWQISLDAKFVNNGSNFSSGQKQIIALLQLLTQDFDLILLDEAFENIDEKNFEFLKKVITNYQKNAFFIEISHSKRFINEEGEILDIKNISKQ
- a CDS encoding TlyA family RNA methyltransferase, coding for MTLLEKVLKMGFEKAESLIRTGYVKLNNQTCYFPGQKISNLDSINIKEKQKYVSRGALKLQAAYDYFKLNFQDKIILDIGASKGGFTQFCLEKGAKKVYALDSGTNQLDYSLRINPKVCVKEKTNIKFVDKSFFNDEIDLIVCDVSFISLKKVLVVVKNLLTQGKNCITLLKPQFEANSKYVQKGGIVPKLYHKFLINRIIEFAKPSFEFLNFFESPIKGQKSKNTEYFLHFIRKND
- a CDS encoding phosphopentomutase, translating into MKNYKFKRIFLIVTDSLGIGDDGFQKKFNDQGANTLYSVSKTGELKIPFWKKMGIGNIAKIENFGKKNKQPLAYVSKIIVKSKAKDTLAGHLEMMGIETVKPSPNFDDGFPDELINELQKAFDNRQIIGNKSISGTVILAELGQKAIDENKIIVYTSPDSTLQICGHEEKLGLENLYRYAKAARKICSSRPEWNVARVIARPYIGENGNFKRTFNRHDYANIPPKSILDSLQKNGIETIGIGKIGDIFSNQGLDKIFGPNSDENNMDIAIDIASQESENQFIFVNLVEFDSSYGHRRDVMGYCQNLNNFDIKLAKLTNALKDDDLLIISSDHGNDPCFPGTNHTREALPLTIFSKKFKSKTKELKNPISSLATIGNLIAKNFGIEMAEIGEDIFDFLD
- the ybeY gene encoding rRNA maturation RNase YbeY; the protein is MKAKINFLNQSRIKFKYLKLFRKIFKLLVEKEQITGEISLDLMLITQRKAQKLAIKFKNINYIPDVLSFPSNLIIAKKNFRLHFLGEIFMTPAKIIKQANEYGHSEEREFSYLFVHSIYHLLGFDHQDEKTNKLMDEKVENILINLGINR
- the era gene encoding GTPase Era — protein: MDIKKTCFVAIVGLPNVGKSSLINSLVEFPVSIVSLKSQTTRDAINAIYNKDNLQILFVDTPGFHMRINNLSNSLNYAINSTLEGIDLVLFLHPVDKPVDQNTRFLAKKIAKNMNKIVLITKTDLENDKLNFKIQEKNFRELNFEKILPFSTNSEDLRINLLLEIEKFAYPSEHFYSNLDVTDQSSRFFAKEIIRKQILLNLEDEIPHQSAVLIDNFDESDNRFVKIEATIYVGKKSHLPIIIGKGGSVLGKIGTDARRELEEIFGKKVVLKNRVSIAKKWFNNPKMIKRFGY